Proteins from one Podospora pseudoanserina strain CBS 124.78 chromosome 1, whole genome shotgun sequence genomic window:
- the prh1 gene encoding Salivary acidic proline-rich phosphoprotein 1/2 (EggNog:ENOG503NWVV; COG:A): protein MDPSLIKELQLESLSPRSSDFSYSSEPLGSDSSNSSKPPSDSDRSGRNPQPEAKMAVDQSQRRRPPPLDLHQSSEIQDPGKLKGPQFSGLTDSQEEWKQTPTQPEKRRKKRAVWRWMSGCFKGDDQETDDEHEVKMESAVDKHLIMGKFSSLFRSKSDKDKLDKAPVNPYAQQPPSSDTYPPAPSYGGNREAPSGLPSGPRPGGYGGGLPSGPRPGSSAPPPYSAQNDAAFADNKKRYDSAASSPLIGYGNDRPGAPSGYGSNRYDNAAGYGQNNNAQAPPPRQGGYGGLDNNRAQLYDGYSPQQAPPKDYTLPENYEELTAEEKDEAQARVTKGKIVDTLRDTAASTARSRQKMAEGLERMRDIDEILYRDGQILNKVEQQISESQHQSRLAKANLDNLDAANSSLFNVFANSKGKLAEREMRKEISERERQLEKEELRRQEYKWNNQGIIPAQKRQQLLGKRVVDKSKYIYDDSDEEQETLNERIEDDIASLGQDALLLTKMALAQAAVLDHQVKQTGVIGENVSRAHEDIRSNDHHNLNSPDKMAKKRKNDGDGIRVGGKVLDLSGYLTKRLKLEASQSSTDALKLAKEGASTINEGLSDSKEGISTTSKDPKAGGRLKPVGNPKYFDARQALPLWSWQDDIRQRLRQNDVLVLVGETGSGKSTQVPQFLIQEDWCQRKKVKIKGDGGVQEMAVGGMIAVTQPRRVAATTLAHRVAKEANIPGKKKDTERHGPLSDGIVGYSVRFDHRVPKGAKIKYVTEGMLLQELLRDPHLRQYSAIIVDEIHERSVDVDLLSGFLKQILSGDKAGRGGIPLKVVIMSATANVGSIKKFFSDVDSEGSEESVPPATRPKTSVNFLQIEGRQFPVEITHTPKPVPDIQEALLSTLFKIHKQESLFDKHGRKDILAFLTGQEEIEAAQRLIEEHAETLPVGVPKVAVLPLFGQLSMEAQHKAFQPTKDKNTRKIVLATNIAETSVTVPGVRFVVDCGKAKVKQYRPRLGMESLLAKPISKSSAIQRTGRAGREGPGKCFRLYTEETYESLEKTDLPEILRTDVLNAVLTMKARGIDDVLAFPLMDPPEFESVEKALLHLHILGALADDGSITDVGRKMVMFPVPPPYARVLIAAATPKYDCLLEVIDIISCITAGDDIFLQIQSEETKEEAEEFRKELRRREGDLLTYLTTIQKYSAENADRVRWCKDRKINTRNMKQAMNIRKQLRQLCVKQKMMEQPPADPQPFYPVTPEKSATILKCFLKGFALKTAILAPDNSYVTAHGKHVVAVHPASVLHGQKKEAIMFLEHVYTQKNYAKKVSAIEALWIVEAVDRSG, encoded by the exons ATGGATCCTTCGCTGATCAAAGAACTCCAGCTGGAGTCTCTCTCGCCACGAAGCAGCGATTTCAGTTATTCCAGCGAACCACTGGGCAGTGATTCCAGCAATTCCAGCAAACCCCCCAGCGACAGCGATAGGAGCGGACGAAACCCCCAGCCCGAAGCCAAGATGGCAGTGGACCAGTCGCAACGTCGGCGCCCCCCACCACTGGACCTGCATCAATCCAGCGAGATACAGGACCCTGGGAAACTTAAAGGGCCGCAATTTTCAGGGTTGACAGATTCGCAGGAAGAGTGGAAGCAGActccaacccagccagaGAAGAGGCGAAAGAAACGTGCggtttggaggtggatgtCAGGCTGTTTCAAAGGAGACGACCAAGAAACAGACGATGAACACGAAGTCAAGATGGAGTCTGCGGTTGACAAG CATCTCATCATGGGCAAGTTCAGTTCTCTATTCCGCAGCAAGTCGGATAAAgacaagctcgacaaggcACCTGTGAACCCTTACGCGCAACAACCGCCGTCCAGCGACACATACCCGCCCGCCCCTTCATACGGCGGAAACCGCGAAGCACCCTCAGGACTGCCGTCCGGTCCTCGTCCCGGTGGCTACGGCGGCGGCTTACCATCTGGTCCTCGTCCTGGAAGCTCCGCCCCACCGCCCTACTCCGCTCAGAATGACGCCGCCTTTGCagacaacaagaagagataTGATTCGGCTGCATCCAGCCCTTTGATAGGATATGGAAATGATCGGCCTGGCGCTCCCAGCGGGTATGGCAGCAACAGATACGATAACGCTGCCGGTTATGGCCAGAACAACAACGCTCAAGCTCCGCCTCCAAGACAAGGGGGATACGGTGGTCTTGACAACAATCGCGCACAACTGTACGATGGTTATTCACCGCAACAAGCGCCCCCCAAGGATTACACCTTACCCGAGAACTACGAAGAGTtgacggccgaggagaaagaTGAGGCGCAGGCACGAGTGACGAAGGGTAAAATTGTTGATACTCTTCGAGATACAGCTGCGAGCACGGCGCGGTCTCGGCAGAAGATGGCTGAAGGATTGGAGAGAATGAGGGATATAGACGAGATACTTTACAGAGATGGACAGATTCTCAACAAGGTCGAACAGCAGATTTCTGAATCCC AACATCAGAGCAGGCTCGCTAAAGCAAACCTTGACAATCTCGACGCCGCCAACTCATCGCTCTTCAATGTTTTCGCGAACAGCAAGGGGAAACTTGCTGAGCGTGAGATGAGAAAGGAGATATCAGAGCGCGAGCGGCAACTCGAGAAAGAGGAGTTGCGAAGGCAGGAGTACAAGTGGAACAACCAGGGCATCATTCCGGCTCAGAAGCGCCAGCAGCTGCTTGGCAAAAGAGTTGTCGACAAGTCAAAGTACATCTATGATGACTCTGATGAGGAGCAAGAGACACTCAACGAGAGAATTGAGGATGATATCGCTTCTCTTGGGCAAGATGCGCTTTTACTCACGAAGATGGCTCTGGCGCAGGCCGCGGTGCTAGACCACCAAGTCAAGCAGACCGGAGTCATTGGAGAGAAC GTTTCGAGAGCTCACGAGGATATCAGGAGCAACGATCATC ACAACCTCAACTCACCCGATAAAATGGccaagaaaaggaagaacGATGGCGACGGTATTCGTGTGGGGGGAAAGGTCCTTGACTTGAGTGGCTATTTGACGAAAAGGCTCAAGCTTGAGGCCTCGCAATCTTCAACTGACGCCCTTAAATTAGCAAAAGAGGGCGCGTCGACAATAAATGAGGGCCTATCAGACTCAAAGGAAGGAATATCGACAACAAGCAAAGACCCCAAGGCAGGCGGGCGTTTGAAACCAGTCGGCAATCCAAAATATTTCGACGCTCGTCAAGCACTCCCGCTTTGGTCATGGCAAGATGATATTCGACAAAGGCTGCGTCAAAATGATGTCTTGGTTCTTGTCGGTGAGACGGGTTCCGGAAAGAGTACCCAGGTGCCTCAATTTCTTATCCAAGAGGACTGGTGtcagaggaagaaggtcaAAATCAAAGGAGATGGGGGCGTGCAGGAAATGGCTGTGGGAGGTATGATCGCAGTCACGCAACCACGTCGAGTCGCTGCAACCACCTTGGCGCACCGcgtggccaaggaggccaacatcccggggaagaagaaggacacGGAGAGACACGGCCCACTTTCGGACGGCATTGTTGGCTATTCAGTTCGTTTCGACCACCGCGTTCCGAAAGGCGCCAAGATCAAGTATGTCACAGAAGGCATGCTGCTTCAAGAGCTTCTTCGCGACCCGCACCTCCGACAGTACAGCGCAATCATCGTGGATGAAATCCACGAGCGTAGCGTCGATGTTGATCTGCTATCTGGTTTTCTGAAGCAGATCCTCTCTGGCGACAAGGCTGGTCGCGGCGGCATCCCGCTCAAAGTCGTCATCATGAGTGCTACGGCGAATGTCGGCAGCATCAAGAAGTTCTTTTCCGACGTCGACTCGGAAGGGTCTGAAGAATCTGTCCCTCCTGCGACAAGACCCAAAACTTCCGTGAATTTCCTCCAGATCGAAGGCCGTCAGTTTCCGGTTGAGATCACGCATACGCCAAAACCAGTCCCAGATATCCAAGAAGCTCTCCTGAGCACACTATTCAAGATTCACAAGCAGGAGTCCCTTTTCGACAAACATGGCAGGAAGGATATCCTAGCCTTCCTCACTGGTCAAGAGGAGATCGAAGCTGCCCAGCGCTTGATCGAAGAACATGCGGAAACCTTGCCAGTAGGCGTCCCTAAGGTTGCAGTCTTGCCTCTTTTCGGCCAACTATCCATGGAAGCGCAGCACAAGGCATTCCAACccaccaaggacaagaacaCCAGGAAGATTGTTTTGGCCACAAACATTGCCGAAACATCCGTCACGGTACCCGGCGTTCggtttgttgttgactgTGGCAAGGCCAAGGTAAAACAATACAGGCCTCGCTTGGGAATGGAGTCTCTTCTGGCCAAACCAATATCCAAATCTTCAGCCATCCAGAGAACTGGTCGTGCTGGCAGAGAAGGCCCTGGAAAGTGCTTCAGACTCTACACAGAAGAGACTTACGAATCGCTTGAGAAGACAGATCTCCCCGAAATTCTCCGGACGGATGTACTCAACGCTGTGCTGACCATGAAAGCGAGAGGGATTGATGATGTGCTCGCCTTCCCCCTCATGGACCCTCCAGAATTCGAGTCGGTGGAAAAGGCGTTGCTTCACCTCCATATCCTTGGCGCGCTGGCAGATGACGGGTCCATCACGGATGTCGGGCGCAAGATGGTCATGTTCCCCGTCCCACCACCATATGCTCGTGTTCTGATCGCAGCAGCAACGCCGAAATATGACTGTCTCCTAGAGgtcatcgacatcatctcTTGCATCACGGCGGGCGACGATATTTTCCTTCAAATTCAGTCTGAGGAGACCAAAGAGGAAGCTGAGGAATTCAGGAAAGAGTTGCGGAGGAGAGAAGGTGATCTTCTCACgtacctcaccaccatccagaAATACAGCGCCGAGAATGCCGACAGAGTTCGATGGTGCAAGGACAGGAAAATCAACACACGGAATATGAAGCAAGCCATGAACATTCGGAAACAACTGAGGCAACTTTGCGTCAAGCAAAAGATGATGGAACAGCCACCCGCAGACCCTCAGCCGTTCTACCCCGTCACACCGGAAAAGTCTGCTACTATTCTCAAGTGTTTTCTCAAAGGTTTTGCGCTCAAGACGGCGATCCTGGCGCCTGATAACAGTTACGTGACGGCCCATGGCAAGCATGTGGTGGCTGTTCACCCAGCTAGTGTCCTCCATGgacagaagaaggaggcgatTATGTTTTTGGAACATGTATATACCCAGAAGAATTATGCCAAGAAGGTGAGCGCTATAGAGGCTCTGTGGATAGTGGAAGCGGTGGACAGGTCAGGGTGA